One region of Glycine max cultivar Williams 82 chromosome 9, Glycine_max_v4.0, whole genome shotgun sequence genomic DNA includes:
- the LOC102662045 gene encoding uncharacterized protein, which translates to MAFRKNHPPKFRGDYDPEGARLWLAETEKIFEAMGCLEEHKVPYVTFMLQGEAENWWKFMKPTLAAPGGVIPWNAFKDKFLDNYFPRDLRKRKAREFLDLKQGNMSVGEYTAKFNELLQYWPQYQDARNEEDLCAQFENGLQLEIQQAVSYMQITDFNQLVIKCRIFEDKMKERQARSFGGPQRSHPFRGNSNKRMKPYSRNKGKQPMATSNMSLSRGTRVQCFQCGGPHLRRNCPQL; encoded by the coding sequence atggctttccgtaagaaccacccgccgAAGTTCAGAGGGGACTATGATCCAGAAGGTGCTAGGTTATGGTTAGCTGAGACTgagaagattttcgaggcgatgggttgcctcGAGGAGCATAAGGTCCCTTATGTGACGTTCATGCTCCAAGGAGAAGCTGAGAACTGGTGGAAGTTCATGAAACCTACGTTAGCAgcacctggaggcgtgattccttggaatgccttcaaggacaaattcctAGACAATTATTTTCCGCGAGATCTCAGGAAGCGAAAGGCGAGGGAATTTCTAGATTTGAAGCAGGGAAACATGTCCGTTGGAGAATACACAGCCAAATTTAATGAACTTCTACAGTActggcctcaataccaagatgctcggaatgaAGAAGActtatgtgctcagtttgagaatgggcttcaACTGGAGATTCAACAGGCAGTTAGCTACATGCAGATCACAGATTTCAATCAACTGGTGATAAAGTGCCGAATATTTGAggacaagatgaaagagaggcaAGCCAGAAGCTTTGGAGGACCACAAAGAAGCCACCCTTTTAGAGGAAATAGTAATAAGAGGATGAAGCCATATTCTAGAAACAAGGGGAAACAACCTATGGCTACGTCCAACATGAGCCTGTCAAGGGGGACTAGGGTACAGTGCTTTCAGTGCGGAGGACCGCATCTTAGGAGAAATTGCCCACAACTCTAG